Part of the Onthophagus taurus isolate NC chromosome 11, IU_Otau_3.0, whole genome shotgun sequence genome is shown below.
AGttgtataaaaacatttttttattcagcATTCACTAACTGGTAAAAATATGTAGTAGAGTCTTCAAGGAGCACATCGGGTTTGTCAAATTCCAAAACGACACCATCTTTCATCACTAAAACCCTATCGTAATCTATCACTGTTTGCACTCGGTGCGCAATTGTAATCACAGTGCTTTTTCTGAAAGCTGTACGTAACGTGTTTTGTATTTGTCTATCAGTTGTTTGATCTATATTTGCAGTGGCTTCATCGATACATAAaatctataattaaaaaatttgttaaaattgtgaattttttgtaaattttttttttactttagcGTTATGAAGTAAAGCTCTTGCTAAACAGACAAGTTGTCTTTGACCAGATGATAAATTACTACCCCCAGTAGCAACTTCCGCCTCCAATCCACCCAATCTCCTCACAGTCGCTAGTAAATTAGCATTATTAATCGCAGTCCAAATTTCTGTATCTCGATACTCATTTAACGGATCTAAATTATCCCTTAAACTTCCGCTAAATAAAAACGGATCTTGGGGAATACAAGACAACCTTGAACGTAACGCTCTTAATGATATATGAGAGATATCTATTGAGTCTATCGTTATTTTCCCTGAGGTTATTtcacataacctaaataatgAGGTAAAGAGACTTGTTTTGCCCGCACCGGTTCTCCCAACAACACCAATTTTTTCAGCGGGtctggttttaaaattaaccccTTTTAATGAAGGTGGTAAATTTCTTcgataatttaatacaacatcTTCAAAGGCGATTACACCTTGACTTGGCCAAGCATAAGGGGGATCAgttataaaattagaattttcaCTAATAACAATCTCCACGTATCGATTAACTCTTTCAACAGCAATCATTTCCCTTTCTGTTTCTGTAAAAGCGTTTACGACTCCGTTTAAAAGAGCTGTTACCGACAGAGCGTAAGTTATCGCTAATCCAACTAAACCGGGATCGGCGACATCAAATTGATGTTGAATAACCGCGATTATAACCACTCCTGTAACCATTGCAACTCCGATAAATTGGAGTCGTAACCCTAACCATTGAGCGGCTGCTTGTGAAGCCAATTGAGTTTTTTGGTTAACTTCAACGTAGTCTTCGTTGTCCCTTTTAAATCTACCGGTGGTTCTAAAAGATCTAATGACCGCCAGACCTGGAGGTAATTAAAATTCTGTCAGCTTTGGGATGTTATGAATATGAAATGAAGTCTAGAAAGTTCCCCCAAGATTAAAAAACGACACTTACCTTGTAATGACTCGTTAAAATGACTGTAAACAGGCGATAGCGTAACGCTTGATAGTCTCTTCAATTCCCTTGAGGTTAATCTATAATGGTTTTGGAGCCAATGGTAAATGGGGATTAATGGGATTAGTACTAAACACAACCAAGGTAACCcatatattgttataattaCGCTACctagaaattaattattagtgaagtacagtaaaacctcgatataacggattaatacggggcGAGAGTGTTCGTTATAGTCAAAAGTCCgttatatgaataattttaatgcataCAAAGTCGGATAACGTTGCGTTCAGTCTATGtggctttatatttataccaaaGACGGTAGAATCTAAGAAGGCTACATAATAGGTGCACAGCTCgaaggcccgttcgtgacgtcagcgctgaataacaactaaaactagaactaacagtagtaTAGACAGCTCGCGAAATATCCCGattatatctataaacatggaatagagcaattaggggaataacccgagttggattctatctatgaACACTGATGTGTTTGTATTAAACATCAGTTAATAATATCaatagtatgacttaaaaataccTTTACCAATACTTACAAAGTACAAATTTAGATATCCTCAACAGAAGTAACGAACCGACTTTTGTTACCAAGAGTTAGTTCCGACTTAGTTCGCAAATCGCAAACTGGCATGTTTCACGTGAAATTACTTTAGCGGATTACAAGCATATTCGCTTTGTCATTGTAGCAGACATGACAAAACAAACAGAATTCAGAATCCCCTCACTCACTGATTGGTGTTCTTTTTGTAGACACATCAGCGAAGAGGTCGACgaaatcaaaacaaatattgaaaGCAGAGAGGATTTCGAAATAGCCTCTTTTCAACTAAACAATCTCATACATAGTGCATATGAATCTAGCTGtccaataaaacacaaaagagCACAATTCAATGAGCCTTGGTGGAATAAGGACCTTAAAAAACAGCGAGTTATGGTGAAGAAGACTATATAATAAAGTTAGGCACCTCATGGGACCTCTATAGGAAAGTCCTAACCGAATATAACTTGGTTATCCATAAAGCCAAAAGAAAAACCTGGCGCAGCTTCTGTGAAGGCATAGACAATACGCCTACAGTTGCTCGTCTGCATAAGATCTTGGCAAAAGATCACAACACTGATCTAGGCCACCTATGCAAACAAGACGGTAAATACACTGAGGATGCTTAGAAATCGTTGGAGCTCCTACTGAGTACACACTTCCTCAAAAGTCTGCCCCTACGCAGATGCCGACCCTGAAGTAGTGGACATAACTCGTCAATCAGGTAGGGTTCGCAGCATAGCTGGGAACATTTTTACACCCAACAGAATAAGGTGGGCTATTTCTAATTTCAAGTCCCTAAAATCGTCTAAATAAAAGGAAATGGAATTCTGCctatttttctgcaaaaaggcttaataataatatctttattGTGCAAAAACATTCAAGTGCTACACTCATCAATCAGTAGTACAATAACTGTATAGAcaagtataataataattataactaaGCAAACGCAAGACATCAATCATAGCAACAATAGTCAACTGTTTTATCTTCATTCAGGCTCAATTTATTCATTGCAAACCAGAGCTCGGCATTAGTCTTCGATGAATCAGCTAAATCACAAGTAGTCTGGGAATCCTTGCTTTTACTGATTAAAGTGGTGTCGTCTGCATATCTGATTACGGACGCACTGTGAATGCTGTTAGCTAAATCAATTAAGAAAAGAAGAGGTCCCAGGATTGACCCCTGAGGAACCCCGGTATTAACGATCATTTTCTTGTATAAGTTACCATGACAGTTTACAATTTGTGTTCTATTAGTTAAATacgtttttattaaagtaaCGCTTCCAGAATCGAAGTTATATTTCTTTAGTAATAGATCTTGTTGTACACAATCGAAAGCCTTACTTAGGTCGCAAAAAATGGCTGTCAAGTACTTTACTTAGAAGACCTGCTCCCAGTAATAATATccctatatacagggtgattcaaaaaaccgctgacagactttttattgcagataatgtttaattttaaagaaattttgatcCGGTATATCTCGCCAACGAGGCATTTGCGaacccatgtatattaagactatttatcttaatttttcatgtattatctactctagaagtctgtcagcggttttttgaatcaccctgtataactaGCTACAGCCTTAGCTATATACCCACACTATGGaggaaagtaaaggtggtCTTCATACCTAAAGGTGGTAGGCAGTGTTTTGATGGCACCTAcggacataaaggttcaagacctcaatACTAAGGTTTATCAaagacctacatttgccctaaacctttggagggctaaagttacaagagatcttataggtcgcggtaactcccctcagcccggcagcaataataataatgacttcaaaatatttcatcCGTTATATCCGTCGTATATAAGTCAGTTCTAACaaggtccgttatatcgaggttttactatatttacataaaaaaaataattacctaATAAACCAAACAATTGGGCTAAaagtatatttaatataaacggTAATGAATCATCCACAGTGTACGTATCACTcgaaaatcgatttaaaattcttCCCAATGGTTCAACATCAAAAAACACTGATTTCgcctttaaaataaaaaaaaaacattaaatgtattcttttacacgattttttttactcacaatcattatattttttaataaactctTATGAATACTCAAAGCAGCAACGATTCCTCCGTATGCAAATAAAAACGCCCGACACAATGTAAAAACCGAATTCAAACAAGCCAACAAGATATAAATTAACATATAATACTTAATCGATTCCTCCAAATCGCCCTCAAATTTAAACGAATTTGTGTGGTAATCTTCGTAATGTTGCGTTAAATTTGTCGTGTTTTTTTCGTTGGAATTCGTAACCCAAATTGAAAGCCACCAATCGGTTAAATTCCGACTCGTTTGCATAGTAACCAAAGAAAGGATCACTAACAAACTAAGTAAATGTCCTATTGCTTTCCAATAAGATTTATAAACCCCGAATTGAACGGTTCCAGATTCACGAAATTCTTCCTCTAAAACACTATCATTCGATTCGTTATCATTTCCCTCCGATTTAAAACTTTCCATAACAGAATTTGTTAACGACGTTTCGCCTAATTCTAAATCAATGGGGAGGGCATCGTCAATTCCTCTAAGAACATCAACCGGTTTTCcttgtttttgtatttctcCATTATCCATTAAAATAACTCGATCTGCTTTAGTAAGATATTTCAAGTGGTGAGTACATAATAttctcgttttatttttaagtatccccataatacaattttgataaatatctTTAGCAACTTTAGCATCAACAGCGGAGATAACATCATCAAGgagataaatttgtttatcttgATATATAGCTCTCGCTAAAGCAACTCGGGCTTTTTGACCGCCGGAAAGAGTCATTCCACCTTCGCCTATCCCAGTTAAATCTCCAGCCGGTAATTGATCCAAATCTTCACCGAGACAACACCCGGCGATAACCTCGAGGTATTTACTTTCATCGTAAGCTTTCCCAAAAAGAATATTATCTCTTATTGTACCTCTTTGAAGCCACGGTTGTTGGGTTACCAAAGCAAATCCGACGTCGGGGTCGCAAATTGAAACATAACcactttgtttatttaattcccCGAGGATCGCtgaaaaaatcgatgatttccCACTCCCCACACTTCCTATAACACCGATAAATTCACCCTAAagtaaattaatcaaattaaattaatccaataatccaaaaaaatcaatactttactttattaattcttaaatttaaatttctcaaaaaaaattctccCGTTTCAATGTTAGATCTCGAAGGGGATTCTTCATTACTCGAAGATTTCTTTCCTACACCTTTATCTTTGAtgtgttttcttttaatattatgtaacttttctttttcttcccTACTTAAAGGTTTTCCCCAAGAAAAATTAGCGTTTGAAACAATTACATCGGCGTTATTCTCATTTTCCGTTAACTCGTTATCGTAGTACTCGTCAAAATCTAAATCGGGAAGCTAAAATTTTAATCGGAATAATgttgattataaattaaaaaaattaatatttacatctaaaagcttttgaattctttttaatgaaacccACGCTTCTGTAACTCCGTTTAAAACCCAAGGAAAAGCGTTTAACGGTGctattaacatatttaaaaGGGCTATGCTGGTGAAAACCTTTGACGCCGTTAATTCGTTTCCTAATAAAACGTAAGTTAcgaatgttaaaattgaaattaaaacgggcGTTGTGGCCCAAAAGTAAACACACAATGCGTCCAGGTATTTTCGaccttttaaatattttatttctgaatccctaaattctaaaaaaaaattattagtttgTTTTATACAAGAGGGTTGAAAAATGtacttaatttgaaaattaaataaatgtttataaactgttccttaaaaaaatcatcaaaaagaaattgcgGACGATTTCTCGCGATTTCCAAAcatttccagaaaattttattgagaATTCTACGTGAATCCCtattttctaaacattttccaGAATCTCCAAGAATTGGCAGAAGATTTATAAGcattttcaaagatatctaaaaatttctttgattttctgtgtacagggtggttcaaattcgatgtccgaataggctaactcgaaaactataagagttagaagaaaagtagctgacatgtcatgatctcgtttttcgagaaactgctaatgccgaaaacctcatagcgctatcgtcttttgtttttccgctagag
Proteins encoded:
- the LOC111415581 gene encoding ATP-binding cassette sub-family C member 10, whose product is MDKTGMDHRWHWEWESLCGPNGLNIWSPKTHDLGICFQQLCLQIPVLFLLAISSAYYFGRQTYHVQRGLLQLRAITLRSFIVFLLAFAPTLHVYIVINKWDVDKFTIFYFLSAVQLLTWLIHLGYTFILRRRLGLSARGPLFIIFSWTIIAVLSAINLRSYALLYRASEHKSSGLKMAFGFSIFTFILHVFYGITLIPNEGESDYLVAEPQRNDENTPLLSGSAYLRFLEARDPNYLGVAMEDAAWFSKLFFHWVSPLMQKGVEEKIVFPDDLFDLPDSLRSDTLSRKLERALIGDGERPPADHASPPLVPDVAFSRSNNNNNSLFRALHKCFWVQFYSIGALKLFADLLGFAGPMLLGKLVGFIEDKNENIQNGYGYAVGLFTTTLLGSFFNTHFNFLMAIVGLKIRGALITTIYKKTLTVSSTVLNNAFSIGEIVNFMSTDTDRVVNSCPSFHALWSIPFQIAVTLYLLYNQVGVAFLAGVIFTLILIPINKFIANKIGQLSTKMMEQKDKRIKIMTEILRGIKTIKIHVWEDHFIRLVTKFRDSEIKYLKGRKYLDALCVYFWATTPVLISILTFVTYVLLGNELTASKVFTSIALLNMLIAPLNAFPWVLNGVTEAWVSLKRIQKLLDLPDLDFDEYYDNELTENENNADVIVSNANFSWGKPLSREEKEKLHNIKRKHIKDKGVGKKSSSNEESPSRSNIETGEFFLRNLNLRINKGEFIGVIGSVGSGKSSIFSAILGELNKQSGYVSICDPDVGFALVTQQPWLQRGTIRDNILFGKAYDESKYLEVIAGCCLGEDLDQLPAGDLTGIGEGGMTLSGGQKARVALARAIYQDKQIYLLDDVISAVDAKVAKDIYQNCIMGILKNKTRILCTHHLKYLTKADRVILMDNGEIQKQGKPVDVLRGIDDALPIDLELGETSLTNSVMESFKSEGNDNESNDSVLEEEFRESGTVQFGVYKSYWKAIGHLLSLLVILSLVTMQTSRNLTDWWLSIWVTNSNEKNTTNLTQHYEDYHTNSFKFEGDLEESIKYYMLIYILLACLNSVFTLCRAFLFAYGGIVAALSIHKSLLKNIMIAKSVFFDVEPLGRILNRFSSDTYTVDDSLPFILNILLAQLFGLLGSVIITIYGLPWLCLVLIPLIPIYHWLQNHYRLTSRELKRLSSVTLSPVYSHFNESLQGLAVIRSFRTTGRFKRDNEDYVEVNQKTQLASQAAAQWLGLRLQFIGVAMVTGVVIIAVIQHQFDVADPGLVGLAITYALSVTALLNGVVNAFTETEREMIAVERVNRYVEIVISENSNFITDPPYAWPSQGVIAFEDVVLNYRRNLPPSLKGVNFKTRPAEKIGVVGRTGAGKTSLFTSLFRLCEITSGKITIDSIDISHISLRALRSRLSCIPQDPFLFSGSLRDNLDPLNEYRDTEIWTAINNANLLATVRRLGGLEAEVATGGSNLSSGQRQLVCLARALLHNAKILCIDEATANIDQTTDRQIQNTLRTAFRKSTVITIAHRVQTVIDYDRVLVMKDGVVLEFDKPDVLLEDSTTYFYQLVNAE